Below is a genomic region from Brassica oleracea var. oleracea cultivar TO1000 chromosome C9, BOL, whole genome shotgun sequence.
AGTCACGTGTCATCACTAGGATGATTCTTAGAATTATTTGAGAAATATGTTGGTCCATCTAATTATATTATAAGCTTTTTATTAAACTAACAATAAATTCATTATTATTGTTATTTATTATTTCTTTAAATAAAGATTACGGAATTGCCTAATGTGGCTAAAGTATATATGACAATTAATTATTTTGAATAATAAAGATCTGATAAAAAAATAATATATCTTCTATCAAATTTTTTAATTTTAAAGTATTAAAATAATTTAAAAAAATCACAATAACCACATTTTAAAACTTTTGATTTTTCTGTATATGTTATATTTTGAATTTTAAAAAACGACTATAAATTACTAAAACTGTTAAAAGTCTCACATTCAAATTTTGCGATCCATGGTTTAAAATTTTTGTTATGACAAAATAAAAATGATTACAAAATCATATAAATAAAATTCTAATTTAATTAATCATTAATATTTATAATATATATGTATATATATCATTCTAAATTAAACTATAAACCATATTGAATAAATAAATATTTTAATTTCAAAATTTACTTTGAATAATTTTTTTNNNNNNNNNNNNNNNNNNNNNNNNNNNNNNNNNNNNNNNNNNNNNNNNNNNNNNNNNNNNNNNNNNNNNNNNNNNNNNNNNNNNNNNNNNNNNNNNNNNNNNNNNNNNNNNNNNNNNNNNNNNNNNNNNNNNNNNNNNNNNNNNNNNNNNNNNNNNNNNNNNNNNNNNNNNNNNNNNNNNNNNNNNNNNNNNNNNNNNNNNNNNNNNNNNNNNNNNNNNNNNNNNNNNNNNNNNNNNNNNNNNNNNNNNNNNNNNNNNNNNNNNNNNNNNNNNNNNNNNNNNNNNNNNNNNNNNNNNNNNNNNNNNNNNNNNNNNNNNNNNNNNNNNNNNNNNNNNNNNNNNNNNNNNNNNNNNNNNNNNNNNNNNNNNNNNNNNNNNNNNNNNNNNNNNNNNNNNNNNNNNNNNNNNNNNNNNNNNNNNNNNNNNNNNNNNNNNNNNNNNNNNNNNNNNNNNNNNNNNNNNNNNNNNNNNNNNNNNNNNNNNNNNNNNNNNNNNNNNNNNNNNNNNNNNNNNNNNNNNNNNNNNNNNNNNNNNNNNNNNNNNNNNNNNNNNNNNNNNNNNNNNNNNNNNNNNNNNNNNNNNNNNNNNNNNNNNNNNNNNNNNNNNNNNNNNNNNNNNNNNNNNNNNNNNNNNNNNNNNNNNNNNNNNNNNNNNNNNNNNNNNNNNNNNNNNNNNNNNNNNNNNNNNNNNNNNNNNNNNNNNNNNNNNNNNNNNNNNNNNNNNNNNNNNNNNNNNNNNNNNNNNNNNNNNNNNNNNNNNNNNNNNNNNNNNNNNNNNNNNNNNNNNNNNNNNNNNNNNNNNNNNNNNNNNNNNNNNNNNNNNNNNNNNNNNNNNNNNNNNNNNNNNNNNNNNNNNNNNNNNNNNNNNNNNNNNNNNNNNNNNNNNNNNNNNNNNNNNNNNNNNNNNNNNNNNNNNNNNNNNNNNNNNNNNNNNNNNNNNNNNNNNNNNNNNNNNNNNNNNNNNNNNNNNNNNNNNNNNNNNNNNNNNNNNNNNNNNNNNNNNNNNNNNNNNNNNNNNNNNNNNNNNNNNNNNNNNNNNNNNNNNNNNNNNNNNNNNNNNNNNNNNNNNNNNNNNNNNNNNNNNNNNNNNNNNNNNNNNNNNNNNNNNNNNNNNNNNNNNNNNNNNNNNNNNNNNNNNNNNNNNNNNNNNNNNNNNNNNNNNNNNNNNNNNNNNNNNNNNNNNNNNNNNNNNNNNNNNNNNNNNNNNNNNNNNNNNNNNNNNNNNNNNNNNNNNNNNNNNNNNNNNNNNNNNNNNNNNNNNNNNNNNNNNNNNNNNNNNNNNNNNNNNNNNNNNNNNNNNNNNNNNNNNNNNNNNNNNNNNNNNNNNNNNNNNNNNNNNNNNNNNNNNNNNNNNNNNNNNNNNNNNNNNNNNNNNNNNNNNNNNNNNNNNNNNNNNNNNNNNNNNNNNNNNNNNNNNNNNNNNNNNNNNNNNNNNNNNNNNNNNNNNNNNNNNNNNNNNNNNNNNNNNNNNNNNNNNNNNNNNNNNNNNNNNNNNNNNNNNNNNNNNNNNNNNNNNNNNNNNNNNNNNNNNNNNNNNNNNNNNNNNNNNNNNNNNNNNNNNNNNNNNNNNNNNNNNNNNNNNNNNNNNNNNNNNNNNNNNNNNNNNNNNNNNNNNNNNNNNNNNNNNNNNNNNNNNNNNNNNNNNNNNNNNNNNNNNNNNNNNNNNNNNNNNNNNNNNNNNNNNNNNNNNNNNNNNNNNNNNNNNNNNNNNNNNNNNNNNNNNNNNNNNNNNNNNNNNNNNNNNNNNNNNNNNNNNNNNNNNNNNNNNNNNNNNNNNNNNNNNNNNNNNNNNNNNNNNNNNNNNNNNNNNNNNNNNNNNNNNNNNNNNNNNNNNNNNNNNNNNNNNNNNNNNNNNNNNNNNNNNNNNNNNNNNNNNNNNNNNNNNNNNNNNNNNNNNNNNNNNNNNNNNNNNNNNNNNNNNNNNNNNNNNNNNNNNNNNNNNNNNNNNNNNNNNNNNNNNNNNNNNNNNNNNNNNNNNNNNNNNNNNNNNNNNNNNNNNNNNNNNNNNNNNNNNNNNNNNNNNNNNNNNNNNNNNNNNNNNNNNNNNNNNNNNNNNNNNNNNNNNNNNNNNNNNNNNNNNNNNNNNNNNNNNNNNNNNNNNNNNNNNNNNNNNNNNNNNNNNNNNNNNNNNNNNNNNNNNNNNNNNNNNNNNNNNNNNNNNNNNNNNNNNNNNNNNNNNNNNNNNNNNNNNNNNNNNNNNNNNNNNNNNNNNNNNNNNNNNNNNNNNNNNNNNNNNNNNNNNNNNNNNNNNNNNNNNNNNNNNNNNNNNNNNNNNNNNNNNNNNNNNNNNNNNNNNNNNNNNNNNNNNNNNNNNNNNNNNNNNNNNNNNNNNNNNNNNNNNNNNNNNNNNNNNNNNNNNNNNNNNNNNNNNNNNNNNNNNNNNNNNNNNNNNNNNNNNNNNNNNNNNNNNNNNNNNNNNNNNNNNNNNNNNNNNNNNNNNNNNNNNNNNNNNNNNNNNNNNNNNNNNNNNNNNNNNNNNNNNNNNNNNNNNNNNNNNNNNNNNNNNNNNNNNNNNNNNNNNNNNNNNNNNNNNNNNNNNNNNNNNNNNNNNNNNNNNNNNNNNNNNNNNNNNNNNNNNNNNNNNNNNNNNNNNNNNNNNNNNNNNNNNNNNNNNNNNNNNNNNNNNNNNNNNNNNNNNNNNNNNNNNNNNNNNNNNNNNNNNNNNNNNNNNNNNNNNNNNNNNNNNNNNNNNNNNNNNNNNNNNNNNNNNNNNNNNNNNNNNNNNNNNNNNNNNNNNNNNNNNNNNNNNNNNNNNNNNNNNNNNNNNNNNNNNNNNNNNNNNNNNNNNNNNNNNNNNNNNNNNNNNNNNNNNNNNNNNNNNNNNNNNNNNNNNNNNNNNNNNNNNNNNNNNNNNNNNNNNNNNNNNNNNNNNNNNNNNNNNNNNNNNNNNNNNNNNNNNNNNNNNNNNNNNNNNNNNNNNNNNNNNNNNNNNNNNNNNNNNNNNNNNNNNNNNNNNNNNNNNNNNNNNNNNNNNNNNNNNNNNNNNNNNNNNNNNNNNNNNNNNNNNNNNNNNNNNNNNNNNNNNNNNNNNNNNNNNNNNNNNNATTTCAAAATTTACTTTGAATAATTTTTTTTGATAAAAGTTTTGAACTAACATTGATAAATTTTTTAAAATTATAAATTACTAAAATTATTAATCCCACAATGAAATTTTTTTTATCAGTAATTTAAAGTTTTTGCTATTAAAGATACACATGATAAAAAAAACATATGAGTAGAAAGCATCATTTAATAGACATTAATATTAAAAATATACTATGTATGTTAATATCATTTAAATTTAATTACATATCCTATCAAATTTTTTAAGAAATTGTTTGGATTAATAAAATTGATTTATATGTTCGCACCAATTTAATTATATATGTAATAGTTAATGACTTTTAATTATTCAATATATATTTATTATTTCATAATATGTAAGAACATATAATACATAAAAATAATTTATATATATAATGTTTATCCCGCGCAAGGCGCGGATCTTAATCTAGTATATATTATATTATAAAAATTTGGCTACCTATTAGGTTTTTGGATCGATGCCGATTCGATCGGTTTCAGTTTGGTTTTAGTTCTTTGGTTCTAGACATATAGGATATGCTCTGGTAATTGGTAGAATCTAAACTCGAATCAAACCTCTTTTTCAGGTCAGTTATGTTCTTTGATTCCAGATAAATGTGTCCGAGCAGCCTTGTGCAGTAATAATATCATCCAATCAATTTGAATAAGAAAATTTTCTAATTTAAAAAAAAATCCAAATTCAAACTCAAATAATTTCTTGAAAATCTAAAATAATATTTAAAATTAGTATCTGAAACCTAAATAATTAACTCAAACACTCAACTAGATTTTATGTAGTTTTATTTTATTTTAGTCATAAATTGTTCAATTATATATAGTGTACATTAAATATCATGAATTTTTTAAGTTTTAGGTAATTTTGTATAGCACTAAAAAAAATAGCATTTTTAACGTTAAAACCCCTCAACTAAGTTTGTTTTGGGTAAAAACCCTCAAACTAAGTATTTAATGAAAAAACCCTCAAACTAACGTTATTTAATGAACTAAACCTAGCAGGTCATAAATACCATTACTACCGGTAAATCTTTAATTTAGGGGTTTCTACATTAAGTAAACATAGTTGAGCGGTTTTACCATTAAAAATTTAAAAAACAAAAAAAATCAAAATTTTATAATATTATTTAAAAATTAGTAATTTTTTTTGACAACATAAGCGAGAACTAAGTAACTAGACCGCGCGATTCAGAAAGCCAAACCGAAAGTATTGAATCGACATATAACATAGCTGAAGGAGAACTCCCCGTACTACTTGCAAGCTTGTCCGCCATAGTATTTTATGCTCTTGGAATATGTCTGATCCGGAAGTTAGGGAAGAAAGTCTTACTGCGTCTAAATTCTTTATATAATTTTTGTTATATTTTCTCGGTTTTTACATTTTTAATTTATACATATGTAATGTTGATCTTAAGAACACATCAAACTCATATATTTACAAAAAAAAAATATTAAAAATGCTAATTTTGAAATTTTAAGTTACTAATTTTTAGATAATATTATAAAATTTTGATTTTTTTGATTTTTAATGGTAAAACCCCTCAACTATGTTTACTTAATGTAAAAATCCCTAAACTAAAGATTTACCGGTAGTATTGGTAATTATGACATGTTAGGGTTTAATTCATTAAATAAAGTTAGTTTGAGAGTTTTTACGTTAAATACTTAGTTCGAGGGTTTTAACTTTAAAAATCCAAAAAAAAACTAAATCAAATGTGTGTATACAAAAATCCAATATGTTGTCAAAGTTTCAAATAAAGGCCCATAAGGGGCCCATCGTATAAACTTCAAGATGAGTACAGAGCTCAATTCCGACGAACTTGTCGGAAACAATCACATCGCATTCCTCCGAGTCACCAGGAACCAATCTCCCATCAGAAGAATCGAATCCATCAATTCTCGGATCTCTCTCTCTCTCTCTCCTTTATTCTCCTATACTTCCCATTCAAAGCAAGCTTCTTTACAGAACTAGGGTAAGAAAAACCCTTGAGGAGCTCAATGGATACAGCGACGCAGCCACCACAAGGACAGCCGCCTCCAGTGGCTGAGAAGCTGAATCCGGAACTTGTACAGCTTCTGAATCTAGAGTCTGTAAAGACACGAGCCGATAGCTTGTTCAAGGCAATTTCTCGGATCCTTGAAGATTTCGACGCTTATGGTCGAACCAACACTAGTCCTAAATGGTTTGTGTGGGGCGGGAGTTTTGTCTTTATTTCTGGTCTGTCTATATGAAAAGTTGTCTGATAATTTATTCTTTAACAGGCAGGACATTCTAGGGCAATATTCCATGGTGAATCTCGAGCTCTTTAACATTGTGGAAGAGGTGAAGAAAGTCTCCAAGGCCTTTGTTGTGCTTCCAAAGAACGTCAATGCCGAGAATGCTCAAAGTATGTTCCTTTCTTAATGGGATGCTTTGCTTCGAATCAATGTTCAAAAAATAGCTAGTTTGTAGATAGGCTGTTTATATGAGATTATTGATTAGGCAGACGTCTAGACCAATTTTTAAAAATTTGGTTCTAGAAGAATAGTTTCGTTTAGGTCCGATTTTGCTGACTAGGTGGAAGCTCCGCCTAGAACGATATTTAGAACACTGATTCGAGTTATTGAATATTGAATCTGATGGAAATGGTTTTGTGTGATGTTCAGTTTTACCGGTTATGTTGTCTTCCAAGTTACTTCCGGAGATGGAAGCTGATGACAACGTCAAGAGAGAGCAGTTGCTTCAAGGCGTTCAGAATTTGCCTGTGCCAATGCAGATTGAAAAGCTAAAGGTGTGAGAGTTTGTATGCATTTTTTTTTTCTCTTGTGGATTTTTTTTTGCTGAAGATGGTTTTTCTTTTACTAGGAGAGGATGACCTTGATTGCACAAGCTTGTGAAAATGCTGAGAAAACTTTAGCTGATACTCGTAAAGCCTATGGATTCGGCGCACGTCAAGGCCCATCTATGCTTCCAACTATGGACAAAGTTCAAGTTGCAAAGATTCAGGAGCAGGAGAGCATGCTTCGAGCTGCTGTAAATGACGGCGCAGGTAAGAGACCTCACTTCTCCTTTTAACATTTATTGAATCACTTGATTTGGTAAGAAACTGTAATCTGTAGTTTTGCTCAATTCTGTCTCATGTTTTGTGTTTTAAGGAACAAGGCTGCCTCCAGACCAGAGACAGATAACCACTGCACTTCCACCACATCTGGTAGATGTGCTATTCGTCAATGATGCAGGTATATATTTCTTTCGCTCCATATCTACATTCAGTGACATTCTAGCGTTATTGATGAGTCTGAAACTCTCTTTCATTAGGCAAGAATGCATTACCTGTGGCATCAAACAACATCAACAGTCAAGGGAATATGATGCAGGTACGTCTATGCAATGACTAGTTATTCCTATTTTGTTTTGATGATTATCACTAATCATAGGCCATGGAGGTTTCATGTCTTTGACTGTTTTTCTAAGGTCTCTGGAACACAATTTATGGGAAGAACAGCTGCATCTCCATCTAATGCAAACTTTGATACCACAAGATCTCCCTTGCCATATTCCAATTCTCCTCAATCCGCGGGTATGCTTAATGCCCCTTCGCCTCAGCAACAACAACAGCAGCAGCAAAGGTCGAAGCTAATGCAGTTGCCTCAACATCAACATCAACAGCAACTACTTGCACAACAACAACAGCTCAGGCAATCTTCTATGCAACAGGTTGGCTTTAACGTTTGCCTTCATACATCGATAGTTCTTCACTTACTTTAATGTTATTTGTTAATTTGAATATATTTCTTTCAACTTTGTATAGAGTCAGATGCCATCACTCCATGATTTGCAAGCTCAGCAGAAGTTTCAGTCGGTAAGTTCCCAGTAGAATCAGTGGAACAAACTTTTGTCTTGTTATTTTCTTTTTGACTCTTTTTTAAGTTTAAGATTGTGTGTTTATTGTCCAGTTACATGGGCAGCAACATCAAATGCCATATTCTCAGTCAATGGGACACCAACAATACCAAGCGAGACAGCTATCAGGTGGACATATTCAGCATGGCATGTCTCAAGGACAGCTCAATCCAGCGATGTTGAACCGTCAGTTGAACCAGTTTTCAGGTGGAGCGAATAGTGCAATGTTTACATCTGCACAAGGCTCCCCAAGTAGCCAGATGGTGAGTCACCTCTCATTAAAGCTCCTTAATTAATAATTAATTATCTGCTTTTGCTTATTTGGTTTGATTTTGGCTATAAATTCTAGATACCAAACATGTCGTCTATGCAATCTCAGACACTTAATCCTAGAATGCAGGTTAGCTCAAAAACTCATACTCGTCACTATGCTCTTTGAATGATTAAATTAAATAAAAACCATGTTTCTTAAATAACAATGAGCAAGTCTTAATCTGATGTCTCTTGATCTTGATTGTTCTCAGCAGTATGGAGTTTCGGGTACCAATGCTCAAAGAGGCCATGCGTCTCAAATGTTGGGTGACCAGAGTAAGAAGTTTAAAAAAAACTAAAGCATGCGTTCTTACACTAAAACCGATTCATTAACTATTTTCTCCCCTTGCTGTTTCTTGCAGTGTTTAACAACAGCGGAATGATGCAAACTCAACAGTCGCAGCAACCACAACAGCAACAACAGCAGCAGCAACAGCAAGGAGGCTATGGAAATATGCAAACCAATCAGCAGAATCTACAGCCTAACATGTTGCAGAATCCACAACAAAGACACCAAAACCCTCAATAAAACTCCCCCTTTTGTATGACTTGGGCTTGTAATAGGAACCCTTTTCCGACTTGTGGTTATAACTTATAACGTACCAGTACGGGCCTGGCGCATTATTTACTTCAAACAAGGTTTATGTTGATGGGTGAAGAATCCTTTTGGTCTTAAGAGGAAGTGAATTGGAAATCTTGCAGGATTTATCATTAAAATTTGAAAAATACAAAAATACAAATATCTTAATAAGTTGGAAATCCATACAAAAACCATAGAAACAAATGTAATTTAAAATTAAATAATTTTGTTTGAGTATCTTAAGATGTTTTCAAATTCCTACATGAACAAATTAGACAAAATTGTGGTTGCATTTGGATCGTTAATTGTTTTTGAATGGAATGAGGTGAAATGATTTAGTCTATTAATTTCATAATTTTTTCACTATTTAACTTAATGGGATGAAATATCATTCTATCAATTTCACAATCATTCAAAAAAAAAAATATACAAAGAAAAGGATTTATAAACATTCTTTTATAATTTTGATTATGAATTAATGAAATGGATATATCTCAACTTTAAATTAATCCCATCATTTTGTTTCATTAATTCTATTTCATGATTACATACCCAATGTTAGATTCTACTTTAAATATTTTGACAATTTCTTACCTTAATTCCACTTTCTAAGTTAATTTCTTTATTTTTATTTTAGTGACATCTAATAATTTCCAATGTTTTAAAAATCGTTTTATGCGGCTGCTTAATCGCTATGTTTACGGAAACTGTATAAACTGTCTAAATTAATAATTTTTATTTATAAATTATAAATATTAGTATATTTAACATAAAACATATGAAAATAATATAATATAAATATTATTATTTGTAAATCATAATATTTAATCTATTAGTATATCATATATATTTTGGTATATTGAGGTTATAGCTAGTAAACTTCTAGAATGATTAACTAACTATTTTAACGTCTAGTCTTTAAGCACTATGCGCTGAGTCACAGTCCGCTTAGCGCTTTGAACACTGATAATTTCTGTGGTTATTAGTGTTTCTATTTCTAATTTATTTTGTTACTAGGAGTATTCCGGCGCTACGCGCCGGATTCGAACGTTGTTTTCTTTTTTGAATTCAATTTATTTCATTTATCATATGTTAGTTGTTAGTCCAATCAAGTTTGAACCAATTAAGAATTGAAGGTCGTGAACTAATAAAGGATTTTATGAGTACATGTTAGTATATGTCAGGTTTGGAGTCATCAGCTTTCGACGTCATGTCAATGCGTTTGTTGTGTAATTCTTTTGTTTGTGGTTTTGTCTGTATAGTTTTTTTGGTTGTGTGTGTTTGAGTGTGTATATGGGTGGGGGTATATTTTGTAATGCTTACATTGATACGAACACATGGGTTTGTGTTGTGTTATGTTGTTTTTTTTATTTTTATGTGTGTAATGTGGAGTGGTGGGATAATTTGAGTATTAGTTTTGGACGATTTTTCTTTCAAAGCATGTTTGAGTCGTGTTAGTGTTTTGCGGTATATCTTTTGGTGGATTAGCTGTTTTTCTAGTAGGATATGGGCTTATAATTTTTTTAATGGGCTCAGAGGATTGTAGTTGGTGTTTTGACTGTTTGTGTTAGCTAGGGTCGGTCAACAGAGTTTAGTGTCTACATCAAGCTGAGTAAGTTGTTCATAGTCTTTGGTTTGTATTTTATTTGGGTGAGTATGTGTTGTGGTCGAACCTCTTGGGAATTGTTATTTTTAGCTGGAGACGTGAATTTGGACGTGCAATTGTCCTGACTCAGTTTTGGTAAAACTTAAAAGGTTGACGTTTAGAAATTAAAATATTAGTCATAAAACATAGTTCTCATGGTTGCTGGGAAGAGTTGTTAAGAATTTCTGGTTGCTTTATGGACTTCTGGATTTGGAGCTTCGTGTGTGACAACCATTTGAAAAGGGAAGTTAGGTTAGCTTTGTAATGTATTTGTAGTGTTTAAGGGCTTATGATATTGTGCGAACCTATTTTTAAAAGAGGTTGTTGAAAACCTCCGAGTAGATGATAGTACTAACGCCGTTATCTTCGCCGGCAGTTGAGAAAAATAAAAAAAACATGACCACGATAGTTGTGTGTTTTGGTATCTTCTGCCACCTGAATTCATGTATTTTATGAGCGCATTAATACAATTTTATCTAATTTCCAGATAGCTGATAAGGTTTGTTAGTAAAAGTGATAGGTCTGTGTAGTACGATTTTTTTTTGGGTTTGACTGTTAAATGTATACGATGGAAACGTTAAAATATGAAACCAATTAAAATCCAAATAAGAAAAAAGTCCACCATGAAAAGTAAACCATAGTGTTTGGTAGTTTTATTTTTAAACAAAAAACATGCCAGTCTTCTATTTGAAGCTCCACTTGTTCTTTGTTAGTCTGTGGCTTCTTGCCATAGCAACCTTCCTCTTTCACTGGCCCGTCCTCGCTTGTATTCCTCCCATCAATAGATGTCTGACTTGGATCTAATGGCTCCCTCTTCCACCTGCAACATCGCCATTACCATCACTTTCACCCTGATTCACGGGACAGCTCTAGAGACAATGATTGTGGCATTTCATTCACACCCTGAAAATGTGACTCCCTAATCAGTTATCAAACACCATGTAAAGTTGCATAAACTTGGACGTTTATTTGGGACTTACATTAACCTCAAAATTAAGCTGAAGTGGGCGTTGGTTGTTGTCAAAAAATGCGGGAAACAGCGAAACTCTGATGTATGGCATTGAAGTTGAAGTGAGATAGACTCAATTGGAAGTTTAAGGTGCTCCCAACAATCTCCTGTAGGCATTGTGGGAGGTCCCAATCCTGGAGGTCTTGTGTAACAGCAACCTGCATAAGCAACATCATGTAATTTTATAAACAGCCATTTTCAATAATTAGAAAAGTATGAACGCAAGGTGTTAACAAAGACGAACCAGGGGTTTGCTGCGCAGATATTAGTTAGTTTAGTTATTACAATGTCAAAGGCAACAAATTCAGCAGTATCAGTTGTATCAGACATGGTCATTTGAACGCAGCACATAGCATATATTATCCAGTGTAATGTATTACTCTCGTAGCATAGGATAGTTTTGGATTTGTAAATTAATTGTTACAAAGTTTGTTGAGGGTAGATTACCTGATAACTAATTGCATTCTCCTCATTGGAGGGAGCGCATGAAAATGATGAGAACCCATGCTGCAATTTGTGGTAGCACCATGTTTCTATTCACTCACAACACCAGTGAAAATGAACTCCGTAGAGTGTAGTTATTGAGATATTGTTAAGCCACTTATTTGTCATGTTGAATTTAGGAATCTCAAATTTGTAAGGGTTCTCAGTTTACCTGAGGTTGAGATTTCAGCAAGTAGTCATTAAGCTCTCCTAACGTCATTCTTTCAATCTTCTTCAGACCACCGTACTTCGTAGGGTTGAAAGTTGAGCCTTCCTCACAATTGCATACCCTAAAAAACAGTCGGTATGAGTTAGTGTGCTGAACTAATTAGGTCGTACTAAGTGGTAACTAAAGAAATGTGTGGTTGTCCTTACCTCTCTAGATAACTTTGACCAGGAGCGCACTCATTATCAAAATAGAAATGAGTTCCTGAAGTTGCATTCGAAAGAGACGTCCTGAGACAATATCTAAGACAAAAAAAAAATATTTTAAGAAATCCGTAAACATAATCTAAACAGGGCGATTCATTCATCACCACCAACCAATATTGGGTTGATGCTAGTGGCAACCACCCACCACCTTCGGTCCTTGGCCCTATTAAGGAAACACACTTAGGCATACATTAGAGTGCCTGCATAGTCAGTAATTAAGGAACATTTTAATAAATGTCGAGACATGGAAACACGCTGTATGATTAAGTTATTAAGAAGTCTAAAAGTTAATGAGTAGATATATACCGTTCAATGCTTATGGTGATCATGAGACATTGTGTACTCTGGCTCTCTTCGTTGTAAGCAGTTCTAGTACCCTAACTTACCAACAATATCTGTCAAATAAACACATACCATAATATTCCAATTGTAATATGAAATCCTTTTATGCCGATTTCAGAAAATTGGAAATACGAAGGTAACCTGGTATACTCGTGTTTGCTACTACCAGAAATTGGTCGTAGTTCCGCAACTTGAAGCTCTACAGCGGGATCGGTTGCCCATCTCAGAAAGCTCCGCGAAGACGGTTTTGTTAGTGAAACGAATAGTAATGGGGCTATCGCTAAAGTGGAAGTTGGGGTTGCTACGGGTTACTTCACATACACTAAGCTCATACAAATATCCTTCGCTTGGCAAGTGTTTGAAAATGTTCTGACGGTGCACATTAATTGACGCCTCACGAAAAAAGGATTTTCAGATAAAATCTTCCTAAGATCATCGATAATAGAACGAAATTGTAATTAAAAATTGAAAACAAAATATCTTTGCATCAAGAAGCAGTATATCAACACCCATAAACTAACATTTAAAGCCTCCCAGAGACGGAGGAGTCTCGTCTGGACCATCTCCTTACGCAGTCATGCCTTCAAGTCGGAAAAATGATGGTGACATGTAGTCATTTTCGGAAATCATGCCAGAGAAATTCAGAGTAAATCAGGCGGCTGAAAGTAGGGGATTTCGCGAGGCCAAATCAAGATATATCTATACGCTTTAAGGAGCTTATGAACGATGAATTAATGCTGCAATGAAGACGAGATAGAGCGATTAGTGGATATTGTTGATTGAAAGACTTTTAAGAGGAAGCGTTACTTTGCCGGGGAAGTCGAAATGGTGGCGTTAGGTCTTGGATGGCTGAATAAGTTCAGATTACGGCTGCATAGAGAAGAAGGTTTAGTTCCTTGATGGGCCAATTTATATTTAGCCCATAAATTGTGTGCTTACAAATCAACGTAAGCCCGTAATAAATTAAAACAAAATAAAGCGCGAGTTAATAAACATCACGAAAACGTCAGAAAGTATCTGAAAAAGTTAAGCAGACACGTGTCTTCATTTGCCCTTACCTCTCTGATGACGTGGACGCAGAAGGAGAGACTCAAGACAACTTTATTGTATAAGAAACGATTTCTTTGTGTTTACGTTATAGTCTTCCGTTGGAACAAAAAAAAAATATCGGTTACCATATGCGGAGTTACCAATTAAAAAAAGAAATCCTCATTGGTGATACCGATGAATGTCATCTGACCAGTGATAATACGTGTCTGATGTAATAAACACGTTGACGCTACCAATCATATAAGTCAGTCACATAATTACGTCACAGCCAGTGACGTTTACAGTCATATATATTAACTTTCTTT
It encodes:
- the LOC106318528 gene encoding mediator of RNA polymerase II transcription subunit 8-like, with protein sequence MDTATQPPQGQPPPVAEKLNPELVQLLNLESVKTRADSLFKAISRILEDFDAYGRTNTSPKWQDILGQYSMVNLELFNIVEEVKKVSKAFVVLPKNVNAENAQILPVMLSSKLLPEMEADDNVKREQLLQGVQNLPVPMQIEKLKERMTLIAQACENAEKTLADTRKAYGFGARQGPSMLPTMDKVQVAKIQEQESMLRAAVNDGAGTRLPPDQRQITTALPPHLVDVLFVNDAGKNALPVASNNINSQGNMMQVSGTQFMGRTAASPSNANFDTTRSPLPYSNSPQSAGMLNAPSPQQQQQQQQRSKLMQLPQHQHQQQLLAQQQQLRQSSMQQSQMPSLHDLQAQQKFQSLHGQQHQMPYSQSMGHQQYQARQLSGGHIQHGMSQGQLNPAMLNRQLNQFSGGANSAMFTSAQGSPSSQMIPNMSSMQSQTLNPRMQQYGVSGTNAQRGHASQMLGDQMFNNSGMMQTQQSQQPQQQQQQQQQQGGYGNMQTNQQNLQPNMLQNPQQRHQNPQ